One segment of Paenibacillus rhizovicinus DNA contains the following:
- the ychF gene encoding redox-regulated ATPase YchF: MALKAGIVGLPNVGKSTLFNAITQAGAESANYPFCTIDPNVGVVEVPDERLDKLTELVVPNKTVPTAFEFIDIAGIVKGASKGEGLGNKFLAHIREVDAIVHVVRCFQDDNITHVSGKVDPIGDINTINLELILADIDSVDRKIERSRKNLKGGDKKVVQELETLERIKEALYNDQPARSLDLSEDEKALVRDLHLLTMKPVLYAANVSEGEAANSDGNSFVELVREFAKAEGAEVVPISAKVEAEIAELEGEDKEMFLEELGLTESGLNRLIRAAYKLLGLYTYFTAGVQEVRAWTIRKGMKAPQAAGVIHTDFERGFIRAEVVSYDDLMAAGSMNAAKERGQLRLEGKEYIVQDGDVMHFRFNV; the protein is encoded by the coding sequence ATGGCTTTGAAGGCTGGTATCGTCGGCCTGCCGAACGTGGGCAAATCGACATTGTTTAACGCAATTACGCAGGCGGGCGCGGAGTCCGCAAACTATCCGTTTTGCACCATCGACCCGAACGTCGGCGTCGTTGAAGTGCCGGATGAGCGTTTGGATAAATTGACGGAATTGGTCGTGCCGAACAAAACGGTACCGACCGCGTTCGAATTCATCGATATCGCGGGCATCGTGAAAGGCGCGAGCAAAGGCGAAGGCCTCGGCAACAAATTCCTCGCCCATATCCGCGAAGTAGATGCGATCGTGCACGTCGTACGCTGCTTCCAAGACGACAACATTACGCATGTCTCCGGCAAAGTGGATCCGATCGGCGACATCAACACGATCAACCTCGAGCTGATTCTGGCGGATATCGACTCCGTGGACCGCAAGATCGAGCGTTCCCGCAAGAACCTCAAGGGCGGCGACAAGAAAGTGGTCCAAGAGCTGGAAACGCTGGAGCGTATCAAAGAAGCGCTGTACAACGATCAGCCGGCGCGCAGCCTGGACCTCTCGGAAGACGAGAAAGCGCTCGTGCGCGATCTTCACCTGCTGACGATGAAGCCGGTGCTGTACGCGGCGAACGTGAGCGAAGGCGAAGCGGCCAACTCCGACGGCAACAGCTTTGTCGAGCTCGTGCGCGAATTCGCGAAAGCGGAAGGCGCGGAAGTGGTGCCGATCAGCGCGAAGGTAGAAGCCGAAATCGCGGAGCTGGAAGGCGAAGACAAGGAAATGTTCCTCGAAGAGCTCGGCTTGACGGAATCCGGTCTGAACCGTTTGATCCGCGCGGCTTACAAGCTGCTCGGTTTGTACACGTATTTCACGGCGGGCGTGCAGGAAGTTCGCGCTTGGACGATCCGCAAAGGGATGAAAGCTCCGCAAGCGGCAGGCGTCATTCATACGGATTTCGAACGCGGCTTTATCCGCGCCGAAGTCGTTTCTTACGACGATCTGATGGCGGCGGGCTCGATGAACGCGGCCAAGGAACGCGGCCAGCTTCGCCTCGAAGGCAAAGAGTATATCGTGCAGGACGGCGACGTGATGCATTTCCGTTTCAACGTATAG
- the trxA gene encoding thioredoxin — MAQVLTKDNFNQSIESGVTLVDFWAPWCGPCKMQLPIVEELSSELAGTATIGKINVDEEPELASQFGVMSIPTLILFKDGQPVDKMVGLQSKDALKNKIQGQV; from the coding sequence ATGGCACAAGTACTAACGAAAGACAACTTTAACCAAAGCATCGAGAGCGGCGTAACGCTCGTAGATTTCTGGGCACCATGGTGCGGACCTTGCAAAATGCAGCTTCCGATCGTCGAGGAGCTTTCCTCCGAGCTTGCCGGCACGGCGACGATCGGCAAAATCAACGTCGACGAAGAGCCGGAACTGGCTTCCCAATTCGGCGTAATGTCCATCCCTACGCTGATCCTGTTCAAAGACGGTCAACCTGTCGATAAAATGGTCGGCCTGCAATCCAAGGACGCGTTGAAAAACAAAATCCAAGGCCAAGTCTAA
- a CDS encoding RrF2 family transcriptional regulator, translating into MNSEFTIAVHSLVYLAYLPERMAPSEAIAENVSTNPARIRKVMSCLKRGGYVDTREGAGGGYRLTLDPAVVNLADIYRLMAQGSVIPSWCSGDPDMDCVVGSNMREVMDGIFCRAEKQLEAYFGGITISDVLVQIKECKNC; encoded by the coding sequence ATGAACAGTGAATTCACGATTGCCGTCCACAGTTTAGTTTACTTGGCTTATTTGCCGGAGCGCATGGCGCCTAGCGAAGCGATCGCCGAGAACGTCTCTACGAATCCGGCTCGCATTCGCAAAGTGATGAGCTGCTTGAAGCGCGGAGGCTACGTCGACACGCGGGAGGGCGCGGGCGGCGGATACCGGTTAACGCTGGACCCGGCGGTCGTCAATTTAGCCGATATTTATCGGCTCATGGCGCAAGGCTCCGTTATTCCGAGCTGGTGCTCGGGCGATCCGGATATGGATTGCGTCGTCGGCTCCAACATGCGGGAAGTGATGGATGGGATTTTCTGCAGGGCGGAGAAGCAGCTGGAGGCGTATTTCGGCGGCATAACCATTTCGGACGTCCTGGTCCAGATCAAGGAATGCAAGAATTGCTAG
- a CDS encoding molybdopterin-dependent oxidoreductase produces MQKWLARIRKGYGKKLTSLHAWNGWIVVILAFTGLILFQGLWRGILGEGRVLIRELHIVVGIASLVPVVYYLLLAGKHWKQLRGKAWQKVNVVIVLALLVGWLLSGLLLWQFRAVGPRWSGHALQVHDLLTWIGLPYVIYHSITRLKWLKEPHRRTVKTGRVSEGTGARAAVHPAAGPGAVMTRSTFIKTAIGAGIAITVGPSFLNWLGNQLSGGTTFDEAVATDANKLLPAPAPMPGSSPPIGGGSKGSFRIYTVTPIPKFDNASFSFTIDGLVEKKLQWNWEQFVALKREVQVSDFHCVTGWSVYNNTWEGIKLKDFLKMAGVKPGAKTVKFYSGDGVYTDALTLEQADMDDVLVAVMHDGKPIPSDLGGPVRLVVPKMYTYKSVKWLNRIELIDGEHIGYWEQRGYSNDAWV; encoded by the coding sequence GTGCAAAAATGGCTGGCTCGCATACGCAAAGGCTACGGCAAGAAGCTTACTTCGCTCCATGCGTGGAACGGTTGGATTGTCGTCATTCTGGCCTTTACGGGGCTGATCTTGTTTCAAGGACTGTGGCGCGGCATCCTTGGCGAAGGCCGGGTCCTTATCCGGGAGCTTCACATCGTTGTCGGCATCGCATCGCTCGTCCCGGTGGTTTATTACTTGCTGCTGGCCGGCAAGCATTGGAAGCAGCTCAGGGGCAAGGCGTGGCAGAAGGTCAACGTCGTCATCGTGCTCGCGCTGCTGGTCGGCTGGCTGTTATCGGGTCTGTTGCTTTGGCAGTTCAGGGCCGTAGGTCCGCGTTGGTCCGGCCATGCGCTTCAAGTGCATGATTTGCTGACTTGGATCGGACTGCCGTACGTGATTTATCACTCCATTACGCGGCTCAAGTGGCTGAAGGAACCGCATCGCCGCACGGTGAAGACCGGACGCGTCAGCGAGGGAACCGGCGCTCGCGCCGCCGTTCATCCGGCGGCGGGGCCGGGAGCCGTTATGACGCGCAGCACGTTCATTAAGACGGCGATCGGCGCCGGAATTGCGATTACGGTGGGGCCTTCCTTCCTGAATTGGCTCGGCAATCAGCTGAGCGGCGGCACGACCTTCGACGAGGCGGTGGCCACGGATGCCAACAAGCTGCTTCCGGCGCCGGCGCCTATGCCTGGCTCCAGTCCGCCGATCGGCGGCGGAAGCAAGGGGTCATTCCGGATTTACACCGTTACGCCGATCCCGAAATTCGACAACGCCAGTTTTTCGTTTACCATCGACGGACTGGTGGAGAAGAAGCTGCAGTGGAACTGGGAGCAGTTCGTGGCGCTGAAGCGCGAGGTGCAGGTCAGCGATTTCCACTGCGTCACGGGCTGGTCCGTGTATAACAATACGTGGGAAGGCATCAAGCTGAAGGACTTTCTGAAGATGGCAGGCGTGAAGCCGGGCGCGAAAACGGTCAAGTTCTACTCCGGCGACGGCGTGTATACGGACGCGCTGACACTGGAGCAGGCGGACATGGACGATGTCCTCGTTGCGGTTATGCATGACGGGAAGCCGATACCGAGCGATCTTGGCGGTCCCGTACGGCTCGTCGTGCCGAAGATGTACACCTATAAGTCCGTGAAGTGGCTGAACCGGATCGAGCTGATCGACGGCGAGCATATCGGGTATTGGGAGCAGCGCGGATACTCGAACGATGCTTGGGTGTAG
- a CDS encoding MerR family transcriptional regulator, with translation MEYTVQKLGRLAGISTRTLRFYDEIGILKPARTNSSGYRIYGQAEVDKLQQILFYRELGVNLDQIKAIVTDPSFDGAAALRQHRDRLLDKRKQLDALIGNVERTIASAEGRTDMSDQEKFEGFKQRMIDENEQKYGKEAREKYGDDAVNKSNAKLKGMSQERHERLNRLTQEVKDTLADAFRTGDPASELAQKAADLHRQWLTFHWDGYSKEAHANLAQMYVDDERFTAYYDEKQPGTAVFLRDAVHIYTGARG, from the coding sequence GTGGAATACACCGTGCAAAAGCTGGGCAGGCTTGCGGGCATCAGCACGCGGACGCTCCGATTCTACGACGAGATCGGCATCTTGAAGCCGGCGAGGACGAATTCGTCCGGCTACCGGATTTACGGGCAGGCCGAGGTGGATAAGCTGCAGCAGATTTTATTTTACCGGGAGCTTGGCGTCAATCTGGATCAGATCAAAGCCATCGTGACCGATCCGTCCTTCGACGGCGCCGCGGCGCTAAGGCAGCATCGCGACCGGCTTCTCGATAAACGCAAACAGCTCGATGCGCTGATCGGCAACGTGGAGCGGACGATCGCATCGGCCGAAGGGAGAACGGACATGAGCGACCAAGAGAAATTCGAAGGCTTCAAGCAGCGGATGATTGACGAGAACGAGCAGAAATACGGCAAGGAAGCGCGGGAGAAGTACGGCGACGATGCGGTCAACAAGTCGAACGCTAAGCTGAAGGGCATGTCGCAGGAGCGGCATGAGCGGTTGAACCGGCTCACGCAGGAAGTGAAGGATACGCTCGCGGATGCCTTCAGGACCGGGGATCCGGCCAGCGAGCTCGCCCAGAAGGCAGCGGATCTGCATCGGCAGTGGCTGACGTTCCATTGGGACGGCTACAGCAAGGAAGCCCATGCGAATCTGGCGCAGATGTACGTGGACGACGAGCGCTTCACCGCGTATTACGACGAGAAGCAGCCTGGGACGGCGGTTTTTCTTAGGGATGCGGTGCATATTTACACTGGCGCCCGCGGATAG